The stretch of DNA CAGCAAGGCCTGAAAGCTTTTAAAACCGCACGTCTCTGTTTCAGCCCGGGTCCTATCCAGAGCATTATTATCCCTGGCAACGAAAATGCTCTTCGGATATCTGCCGGACTGGAAAAGGCCGGCTTTTACGCCAAAGCCATCCTGTATCCCACTGTTCCGCGGGGAGAAGAACGTATCCGCCTCTGCATGCATAGCTTCAACACCGAAGAAGAAATTGACCATTTGGCCGAAGCCTTTAATCAGCTTGTGGAATGAACATTTTTGTCAAATGAACATTTTTGTCAGTGGCATAGATACCGGAGTCGGAAAAACCATCGTGTCTGCTATACTATGTGAGGCACTGTATGCGGATTATTGGAAGCCTGTGCAATCCGGCAATCTCAGCCAATCAGACACTCAAACGGTCAGGAAACTGATTACTAACCCGCATACGGTGTTGCATCCTGAAGCTTGGCGGCTGAAACTTCCTGCGTCACCACACAAAGCTGCAAGAGCAGAAAAAAAGATCATACGCTTGCATCACATCCGGATGCCACAGACAAGCCGGTATCTCATCATTGAAGGGGCTGGGGGATTGCTTGTTCCGCTCAACCATAGCCAGCTGATTATTGACCTCATCCAGCGCTGGAATATTCCGGTAATCCTGGTATCCAGGAATTATTTAGGCTCCATTAACCATACGCTCC from Chitinophagales bacterium encodes:
- the bioD gene encoding ATP-dependent dethiobiotin synthetase BioD, with product MNIFVSGIDTGVGKTIVSAILCEALYADYWKPVQSGNLSQSDTQTVRKLITNPHTVLHPEAWRLKLPASPHKAARAEKKIIRLHHIRMPQTSRYLIIEGAGGLLVPLNHSQLIIDLIQRWNIPVILVSRNYLGSINHTLLSAEALKSRGIRTLGIIFNGSPDPENERVIIKMSGMPCIGRIRPHRVLTRRIIASYAAQFRPGLLTVIRRKS